From a single Streptomyces misionensis genomic region:
- a CDS encoding DUF742 domain-containing protein, which translates to MSDEHWYEDETGSMVRPYTVTRGRTRPSDRHAIDLMSRVTALDTDAAEAGVDHAGAALLELVRRGPRPVAELAADADLPLTVVRVLLGDLAEAGLVRIEAPHRAPAGGAAADPVLLREIVDRLREL; encoded by the coding sequence GTGAGCGACGAGCACTGGTACGAGGACGAGACCGGGTCGATGGTGCGCCCCTACACGGTGACCCGGGGCCGCACCCGGCCCTCGGACCGGCACGCCATCGACCTGATGTCCCGGGTCACCGCCCTGGACACGGACGCCGCCGAGGCCGGCGTCGACCACGCGGGCGCCGCCCTGCTGGAACTGGTCCGGCGCGGCCCGCGCCCGGTCGCGGAGCTGGCCGCGGACGCCGATCTGCCCCTGACCGTGGTCAGGGTGCTGCTCGGCGACCTCGCCGAGGCGGGCCTCGTCCGCATCGAAGCGCCCCACCGCGCCCCGGCCGGCGGTGCGGCGGCCGACCCCGTGCTGCTGCGGGAGATCGTGGACCGGCTGCGCGAACTCTAG
- a CDS encoding uracil-xanthine permease family protein produces the protein MDLGVRWKLHGDGRTPAPGAVVRPDERLSWPRTVGLGAQHVVAMFGASFVAPVLMGLDPNLAIMMSGIATVIFLLATRGRVPSYLGCSLSFVGVAAVIRAQGGTSATVTGATLAVGVVLFLVGLAVQRFGARIIHAAMPPIVTGAVVMLIGFNLAPVTASTYWPQDQWTAILVMLFTGLAVVCLRGFWSRIAIFLGLIFGYGISWVFDRVFGKIHSVDGGGKLTDHWRLDLSGVSKADWIGLPHFHGPSFQWSAILVALPVVIALVAENAGHVKAVGEMTGDPLDDKLGTAISADGVASMLSTAVGGPPNTTYSENIGVMAATRVYSTAAYWAAAGFALLFGLCPKFGAIVAAIPGGVLGGITVILYGMIGLLGAQIWLNAKVDLRNPLNLVPAAAGIIIGVGNVSMKFTSNFSLSGIALGTVVVITGYHALRAFAPAHLKKQEPLLDEGTSTYDPGTPRTES, from the coding sequence ATGGACCTCGGCGTGCGCTGGAAACTGCACGGTGACGGGCGCACGCCCGCGCCCGGAGCGGTGGTACGGCCCGACGAACGGCTGTCCTGGCCGCGGACGGTCGGCCTCGGCGCCCAGCACGTGGTCGCGATGTTCGGCGCCTCCTTCGTGGCGCCCGTGCTGATGGGCCTGGACCCCAACCTGGCGATCATGATGTCCGGCATCGCCACGGTGATCTTCCTGCTGGCCACCCGGGGCCGGGTGCCCAGCTACCTCGGCTGCTCCCTGTCGTTCGTCGGGGTGGCCGCCGTCATCCGCGCGCAGGGCGGTACGAGCGCGACGGTGACCGGCGCCACCCTCGCCGTCGGCGTCGTGCTGTTCCTGGTGGGGCTCGCGGTGCAGCGGTTCGGGGCCCGGATCATCCACGCCGCCATGCCGCCGATCGTCACCGGCGCCGTCGTCATGCTGATCGGCTTCAACCTGGCGCCGGTGACCGCGTCCACCTACTGGCCGCAGGACCAGTGGACGGCGATCCTCGTGATGCTCTTCACCGGACTCGCCGTGGTGTGCCTGCGCGGCTTCTGGTCCCGGATCGCGATCTTCCTCGGCCTGATCTTCGGCTACGGCATCTCCTGGGTCTTCGACCGGGTCTTCGGCAAGATCCACTCCGTGGACGGCGGCGGCAAGCTCACCGACCACTGGCGCCTGGACCTCTCGGGCGTGTCCAAGGCGGACTGGATCGGGCTGCCGCACTTCCACGGGCCGTCCTTCCAGTGGTCGGCGATCCTGGTCGCGCTGCCGGTGGTGATCGCGCTGGTCGCGGAGAACGCGGGCCACGTCAAGGCGGTCGGCGAGATGACCGGCGACCCGCTGGACGACAAGCTGGGGACGGCGATCTCGGCCGACGGCGTCGCCTCCATGCTGTCCACGGCGGTCGGCGGCCCGCCGAACACCACGTACTCCGAGAACATCGGCGTGATGGCCGCGACCCGCGTCTACTCCACCGCCGCCTACTGGGCCGCCGCCGGTTTCGCCCTGCTGTTCGGCCTCTGCCCGAAGTTCGGCGCCATCGTGGCCGCCATCCCGGGCGGTGTCCTCGGCGGCATCACCGTCATCCTCTACGGCATGATCGGCCTGCTCGGCGCGCAGATCTGGCTCAACGCCAAGGTGGACCTGCGCAACCCGCTGAACCTGGTGCCGGCCGCCGCGGGCATCATCATCGGCGTCGGCAACGTCAGCATGAAGTTCACGAGCAACTTCTCGCTCAGCGGCATCGCCCTCGGCACCGTGGTCGTCATCACCGGCTACCACGCCCTGCGCGCCTTCGCCCCGGCCCATCTGAAGAAGCAGGAACCCCTCCTGGACGAGGGCACGTCCACCTACGACCCGGGGACCCCGCGCACCGAGTCGTAG
- a CDS encoding TIGR03619 family F420-dependent LLM class oxidoreductase, which produces MATRLGLGLPQMRQYSIGKDVPEVARAAEDLDYDSLWVFERALFPEPATQGLYGIDGLPWPDQYRSVAEPLVTLTLAAAATRRAELGTSVLIAPLHLPFQLAKALASLDAASGGRVLAGLGTGWSLDEYAAAGVRPFEERGAVLDEIIDVCRAVWGPDPVAHDGPLAKIAPAVVGPKPARPIPILLAAGSGRARRRLVDRADGWLPVSTGAERVAADWRRLRELAEERGRTEPIRTVLRVNTTRLPKPYEGADRRPFQGSVDQIVQDLVEHAAIGLDEILIDLQGTARDAAELTDVAAEVFEKARAAGV; this is translated from the coding sequence ATGGCGACCCGGCTCGGACTCGGTCTTCCCCAGATGCGGCAGTACTCGATCGGCAAGGACGTCCCCGAGGTGGCGCGCGCCGCCGAGGACCTCGACTACGACAGCCTGTGGGTCTTCGAACGGGCCCTGTTCCCCGAGCCCGCCACCCAGGGGCTGTACGGCATCGACGGCCTGCCCTGGCCCGACCAGTACCGCTCGGTGGCGGAGCCGCTGGTCACCCTCACCCTGGCCGCGGCGGCCACCCGGCGGGCCGAACTGGGCACCAGTGTGCTGATCGCGCCGCTGCACCTGCCCTTCCAGCTGGCGAAGGCGCTGGCCTCGCTGGACGCGGCGAGCGGCGGCCGGGTGCTGGCGGGACTCGGCACCGGCTGGTCCCTGGACGAGTACGCCGCTGCGGGCGTACGGCCGTTCGAGGAGCGCGGCGCGGTGCTGGACGAGATCATCGACGTGTGCCGCGCGGTGTGGGGCCCGGACCCGGTGGCCCACGACGGCCCCCTGGCGAAGATCGCCCCGGCCGTGGTGGGGCCCAAGCCTGCCCGGCCGATCCCGATCCTGCTGGCCGCGGGCAGCGGGCGGGCCCGGCGGCGGCTGGTGGACCGGGCCGACGGCTGGCTGCCGGTGAGCACCGGGGCCGAGCGGGTCGCGGCGGACTGGCGGCGGCTGCGGGAGCTGGCCGAGGAGCGGGGACGTACGGAGCCGATCCGCACGGTGCTGCGGGTGAACACCACGCGCCTGCCGAAGCCCTACGAGGGCGCCGACCGGCGGCCGTTCCAGGGCAGCGTCGACCAGATCGTGCAGGACCTGGTGGAGCACGCGGCGATCGGCCTGGACGAGATCCTGATCGATCTCCAGGGCACCGCGCGGGACGCGGCGGAGCTGACGGACGTCGCCGCCGAGGTCTTCGAGAAGGCGCGGGCGGCCGGAGTCTGA
- a CDS encoding flavin monoamine oxidase family protein — protein MTSTVPNAVEHTDAQQPPITMFGPDFPYAYDDFLAHPAGLGQVPATEHGTEVAIIGGGLSGIVAAYELMKMGLRPVVYEADQLGGRLRTVGFDGCDADLNCELGAMRFPPSSTALQHYIDLVGLTTRPFPNPLAEATPSTVVDLKGETHYARTIDDLPQVYRDVADAWNKCLDEGADFSDMNRAMRERDVPRIREIWAKLVEKLDNQTFYGFLCDSEAFRSFRHREIFGQVGFGTGGWDTDFPNSILEILRVVYTEADDHHRGIVGGSQQLPLRLWEREPEKIVHWPYGTSLRSLHADGEPRPAVTRLHRTAGNRITVTDAGGDIRTYRAAIFTAQSWMLLSKIDCDDSLFPIDHWTAIERTHYMESSKLFVPVDRPFWLDKDEETGRDVMSMTLTDRMTRGTYLLDDGPDKPAVICLSYTWCDDSLKWLPLSANERMEVMLKSLGEIYPNVDIRKHIIGNPVTVSWENEPYFMGAFKANLPGHYRYQRRLFTHFMQDRLPADKRGIFLAGDDISWTAGWAEGAVQTALNAVWGVMHHLGGATDATNPGPGDVYDEIAPVELPED, from the coding sequence ATGACGTCCACGGTGCCCAACGCGGTCGAGCACACCGACGCGCAGCAGCCGCCGATCACCATGTTCGGCCCGGACTTCCCCTACGCCTACGACGACTTCCTCGCCCACCCGGCGGGCCTCGGGCAGGTCCCCGCGACCGAGCACGGCACCGAGGTCGCGATCATCGGCGGCGGCCTGTCCGGCATCGTCGCCGCCTACGAGCTGATGAAGATGGGCCTCAGGCCCGTCGTCTACGAGGCCGACCAGCTCGGCGGCCGGCTGCGCACGGTGGGCTTCGACGGCTGCGACGCGGACCTCAACTGCGAGCTGGGCGCGATGCGGTTCCCGCCGTCCTCCACGGCCCTTCAGCACTACATCGACCTGGTCGGCCTGACGACCAGGCCGTTCCCCAACCCGCTGGCCGAGGCGACCCCGTCGACCGTCGTGGACCTCAAGGGCGAGACGCACTACGCCAGGACCATCGACGACCTGCCCCAGGTGTACCGGGACGTCGCCGACGCCTGGAACAAGTGCCTGGACGAGGGCGCCGACTTCTCCGACATGAACCGCGCCATGCGCGAGCGGGACGTCCCGCGCATCCGCGAGATCTGGGCGAAGCTGGTCGAGAAGCTGGACAACCAGACCTTCTACGGCTTCCTCTGCGACTCGGAGGCGTTCAGGTCCTTCCGGCACCGCGAGATCTTCGGCCAGGTCGGCTTCGGCACCGGCGGCTGGGACACCGACTTCCCCAACTCCATCCTGGAGATCCTGCGCGTCGTCTACACCGAGGCCGACGACCACCACCGGGGCATCGTCGGCGGCTCCCAGCAGCTGCCGCTGCGGCTGTGGGAGCGCGAGCCGGAGAAGATCGTCCACTGGCCGTACGGCACCTCGCTGCGGTCCCTGCACGCCGACGGCGAGCCGCGTCCGGCCGTGACCCGGCTGCACCGCACCGCGGGCAACCGGATCACCGTGACCGACGCGGGCGGTGACATCCGCACTTACCGGGCGGCGATCTTCACCGCGCAGTCCTGGATGCTGCTGTCCAAGATCGACTGTGACGACTCGCTGTTCCCGATCGACCACTGGACCGCGATCGAACGCACCCACTACATGGAGTCCAGCAAGCTCTTCGTCCCGGTCGACCGGCCGTTCTGGCTGGACAAGGACGAGGAGACGGGCCGGGACGTCATGTCGATGACGCTCACCGACCGCATGACACGCGGGACGTACCTGCTCGACGACGGTCCCGACAAGCCCGCCGTGATCTGCCTGTCGTACACCTGGTGCGACGACAGTCTGAAGTGGCTGCCGCTGTCCGCGAACGAGCGGATGGAGGTCATGCTGAAGTCGCTCGGCGAGATCTACCCGAACGTCGACATCAGGAAGCACATCATCGGCAACCCGGTGACCGTCTCCTGGGAGAACGAGCCCTACTTCATGGGCGCGTTCAAGGCCAATCTGCCGGGCCACTACCGCTACCAGCGGCGCCTGTTCACGCACTTCATGCAGGACCGGCTGCCCGCGGACAAGCGGGGCATCTTCCTGGCCGGCGACGACATCTCCTGGACGGCCGGCTGGGCCGAGGGGGCCGTGCAGACCGCGCTGAACGCGGTCTGGGGCGTCATGCACCACCTCGGCGGCGCGACCGACGCGACCAACCCCGGCCCGGGCGACGTCTACGACGAGATCGCCCCGGTCGAACTCCCGGAGGACTGA
- a CDS encoding DUF5995 family protein — MTQPEQVTFPAARAGTTVDAVVARMRALDAVLPERDGVAVFNRVYLTVTEEIGRRLRGGEFPDPRAATALDVRFAERYLTAVDADAADLRPPACWRPLFQLRRHPGVRPLQFALAGVNAHVGHDLPLAVVDACRAVGCEPADLEDEFEHVGEILVVLEERVREELMPGPDLLQLADPLTHLVGSWSLERAREAAWAAARALWALRHRPDIAGEFTERLDAVVGLAGRMLLTPLGHRTPRPR, encoded by the coding sequence ATGACGCAGCCGGAACAGGTCACCTTCCCCGCGGCACGGGCCGGCACGACCGTCGACGCGGTCGTCGCCCGGATGCGTGCCCTCGACGCCGTCCTGCCCGAGCGGGACGGGGTCGCCGTGTTCAACCGCGTCTACCTCACCGTCACCGAGGAGATCGGCCGGCGCCTGCGCGGCGGGGAGTTCCCCGATCCCCGCGCGGCCACCGCGCTGGACGTGCGGTTCGCCGAGCGGTACCTGACCGCGGTGGACGCCGACGCGGCGGACCTGAGGCCGCCCGCCTGCTGGCGGCCGCTGTTCCAGCTGCGCCGCCATCCCGGGGTACGGCCGCTCCAGTTCGCGCTGGCCGGTGTCAACGCACACGTCGGGCACGACCTCCCCCTCGCCGTGGTGGACGCCTGCCGGGCCGTCGGCTGCGAACCGGCCGATCTGGAGGACGAGTTCGAGCACGTGGGCGAGATCCTGGTGGTGCTGGAGGAACGGGTCCGCGAAGAGCTGATGCCGGGCCCCGATCTGCTCCAGCTCGCCGATCCGCTCACCCATCTCGTGGGGTCCTGGAGCCTGGAACGGGCCCGGGAGGCCGCCTGGGCGGCGGCCCGCGCGCTGTGGGCGCTGCGCCACCGCCCGGACATCGCCGGGGAGTTCACCGAACGGCTGGACGCGGTGGTCGGGCTCGCCGGCCGGATGCTGCTGACCCCGCTCGGCCACCGCACACCGCGGCCCCGCTGA
- a CDS encoding roadblock/LC7 domain-containing protein: MHGDDQTPRQSAVSAGTPGTDLGWLLDDLVARTDHVRQAVLLTADGLPLSSSAGMPPQDIQHLAAVCSGFHGLARSAGERFAAGQVRQTMVMLDDAYLFITPAGSGSRLAVLSEAGTDVGQLAHEMALLVRRLGSHLDAAARATP; the protein is encoded by the coding sequence ATGCACGGTGACGACCAGACCCCCCGACAGTCCGCCGTGTCCGCCGGGACGCCCGGCACGGACCTCGGCTGGCTGCTGGACGACCTCGTGGCCCGCACCGACCACGTACGGCAGGCCGTGCTGCTCACCGCCGACGGCCTCCCGCTGAGCAGCTCGGCGGGCATGCCACCGCAGGACATCCAGCACCTGGCCGCCGTCTGCTCCGGCTTCCACGGCCTGGCGCGGTCGGCGGGGGAGCGGTTCGCGGCCGGCCAGGTGCGGCAGACCATGGTCATGCTCGACGACGCCTATCTGTTCATCACCCCGGCCGGCAGCGGCAGCCGGCTCGCCGTGCTCAGCGAGGCCGGCACCGACGTCGGCCAGCTCGCCCACGAGATGGCCCTGCTGGTCCGCCGTCTCGGCAGTCACCTGGACGCGGCCGCCCGTGCCACCCCATGA
- a CDS encoding carbon-nitrogen hydrolase family protein: MRTALLQSSGRPGSVAGNLAVLDEAAGRAAASRAALLTTPEMFLTGYAIGDAIGRLAEGADGESADAVAEIAARHGVAIAYGYPERAGDAVHNSVQLISADGSRLANYRKTHLFGCFEREHFTPGERQLVQAELNGLTVGLLICYDVEFPENVRAHALAGTDLLLVPTAQMHPYQFVAESMIPVRAFENQMYVAYVNRVGLEGEFEFVGLSVLAGPDGVARTRAGRAEQLVCADADPAFLAASRAANPYLTDRRPGLYGSLV; encoded by the coding sequence ATGCGCACCGCCCTGCTCCAGAGCTCCGGCCGCCCCGGCTCCGTCGCCGGGAACCTCGCGGTCCTGGACGAGGCCGCGGGCCGGGCCGCCGCCTCGCGCGCCGCGCTGCTGACCACCCCGGAGATGTTCCTCACCGGCTACGCGATCGGCGACGCCATCGGGCGTCTCGCCGAGGGCGCCGACGGCGAGTCCGCCGACGCCGTCGCGGAGATCGCCGCGCGGCACGGTGTCGCGATCGCCTACGGCTACCCGGAGCGCGCCGGCGACGCCGTCCACAACTCCGTCCAGCTGATCTCCGCCGACGGCTCCCGGCTCGCCAACTACCGCAAGACGCACCTGTTCGGCTGCTTCGAGCGCGAACACTTCACCCCGGGCGAGCGGCAGCTCGTCCAGGCCGAGCTGAACGGCCTCACCGTCGGCCTGCTGATCTGCTACGACGTCGAGTTCCCGGAGAACGTCCGCGCGCACGCGCTGGCCGGCACCGACCTGCTGCTGGTGCCGACCGCGCAGATGCACCCCTACCAGTTCGTCGCCGAGTCGATGATCCCGGTGCGCGCCTTCGAGAACCAGATGTACGTCGCGTACGTCAACCGGGTCGGCCTGGAAGGGGAGTTCGAGTTCGTCGGGCTGTCCGTCCTCGCCGGGCCCGACGGCGTCGCCCGCACCCGCGCGGGGCGAGCCGAGCAGCTGGTGTGCGCCGACGCCGACCCCGCCTTCCTGGCCGCCTCCCGCGCGGCCAACCCCTATCTGACGGACCGCCGCCCCGGCCTGTACGGGTCCCTCGTCTGA
- a CDS encoding DUF4232 domain-containing protein has translation MRVQKFTLLAVAVAAGLSLTACGGSDSGSSGGGDSSASSAASGASDTQGSGTQGSPSQGSDGNGGSTGTGQNGGRTSGGQTGGGHAATGTGRASGAGCTTAHLAFSTSGAMAEGELIVNMKNTGSANCTLHGFPGVDLKGKDGTVSASRSKLTAPVVTLQPGAETRFTLHYPPNNSGGSGVTFTQLVVTPPNETHSTVLKAGVNVPVTEGGPGITVDPVGTGK, from the coding sequence ATGCGCGTCCAGAAGTTCACGTTGCTCGCCGTCGCCGTCGCCGCCGGCCTGTCCCTCACCGCGTGCGGCGGCAGCGACAGCGGCTCCTCGGGCGGCGGCGACTCCTCCGCGTCGAGCGCCGCCTCGGGCGCCTCCGACACCCAGGGCTCCGGGACGCAGGGCTCCCCCTCCCAGGGTTCGGACGGCAACGGCGGCTCCACCGGCACCGGCCAGAACGGCGGCCGCACGAGCGGCGGCCAGACGGGCGGCGGCCACGCCGCCACGGGCACCGGCCGCGCGTCCGGCGCCGGCTGCACCACCGCCCACCTGGCGTTCAGCACCTCCGGCGCGATGGCCGAGGGAGAACTGATCGTCAACATGAAGAACACCGGCTCGGCCAACTGCACCCTGCACGGCTTCCCGGGCGTCGACCTGAAGGGCAAGGACGGCACCGTCAGCGCCTCCCGCAGCAAGCTCACCGCCCCGGTGGTCACCCTTCAGCCGGGCGCGGAGACCCGCTTCACCCTGCACTACCCGCCGAACAACTCCGGCGGCTCCGGCGTGACCTTCACCCAGCTCGTCGTCACCCCGCCGAACGAGACCCACTCCACCGTCCTCAAGGCCGGCGTCAACGTGCCCGTCACCGAGGGCGGCCCCGGCATCACCGTCGACCCGGTCGGCACCGGCAAGTAG